A region of Takifugu rubripes chromosome 6, fTakRub1.2, whole genome shotgun sequence DNA encodes the following proteins:
- the lrsam1 gene encoding E3 ubiquitin-protein ligase LRSAM1 isoform X3 → MPLFFKKKPSEDSKKKLEFQLCLSKEAGADDVLDISACELSEVPTSAYSICKVIQKKVLILHNNELRSLVPKGCDIGTLATLKVLDLHENKLTSLPEDIGKLTSLQILNVEKNRLKSLPPSIGDLQLLQTLNVKGNCLCELPFSIGSLSSLRTLNVSDNNIVQLPKQLAYIRTLETFTLDAAMMTYPPSSVCVEGTESIQRFLCSEVVIEYCPPSQYLLPVLEHDCGKQDTNSFDSLEEAWKEEKQQQKLDFERHLEEKQKEHTQLFLMNIAHKESMLSSVRQEQERLEHGVSQQQKVQDAERMLMLEKVRQAEDDISSRINNMLMDNNRQKKSAAFFQALEEDRIRMEHLAAITQEEANSLRKKEVAVAMQRMLSDSSTMSLLHEVNDVRRQTLVSETCKSMEYFDRKFDRVMSLQLLDKSKAITQIIQEEEMQKAAFQALQLQKDAVHNYIRDQIKLIEDDLKQLTKLEIKRRNLDTENLQEFLVEQRSALSGMLQQLMKQRDQREQELRQVLVEMQLKSDSNQQNYWMIQYQRLLNTKPLTLRMQEAGVETGLVNMLCKLSAQHYLPILVHHKVTTESLRHMKSSDLKKLGIHEIGVQKALLNWAQENNPETASQKNDEAASVPMASPPLTPSLLPNAIVFHAPSSPVTPGTPVTPSAPSPVEGPGISECVVCMEAAAQIIFLPCGHVCCCQVCSGALQGCPLCRSTILQCVRLYHG, encoded by the exons ATGCCTCTGTTCTTCAAAAAGAAGCCCAGCGAAGACTCCAAGAAAAAACTGGAATTTCAGTTGTGTCTG TCAAAGGAGGCAGGCGCTGATGACGTCCTGGATATCTCTGCCTGCGAACTCTCAGAG GTTCCTACTAGTGCCTATTCCATTTGCAAGGTTATACAGAAAAAG GTCCTGATTCTCCATAACAATGAGTTGAGGTCACTTGTGCCTAAGGGTTGTGATATCGGTACACTTGCCACATTAAAG GTTTTGGATTTGCATGAGAACAAGCTCACTTCACTTCCAGAGGACATTGGGAAACTGACATCATTGCAG ATTCTTAACGTGGAGAAGAACCGCTTAAAATCTCTGCCACCTTCTATTGGagatctgcagcttctgcagactCTTAATGTGAAGG GAAACTGTCTATGTGAACTGCCGTTTTCAATTGGTTCTCTGAGTAGCCTGCGAACCTTGAATGTCAGTGACAACAACATTGTCCAGCTGCCCAAACAACTGGCTTACATCCGTACCCTTGAG ACCTTTACCCTTGATGCTGCCATGATGACCTATCCaccttcatctgtgtgtgttgagggtACAGAGAGCATCCAGCGATTCCTCTGCTCTG aggtTGTGATTGAATACTGCCCACCATCCCAGTATCTGCTGCCAGTGCTGGAACATGACTGTGGCAAACAGGATACCAACAGTTTTGACAGCCTTGAGGAAGCCTGGAAG gaggagaagcagcagcaaaaactTGATTTTGAACGACACCTGGAGGAGAAgcaaaaagaacacacacagcttttTCTCATGAACATCGCCCACAAGGAAAGCATGCTCAGCTCAGTCCGACAG GAGCAAGAGCGTCTCGAACACGGggtcagccagcagcagaaggTCCAGGATGCAGAAAGGATGCTGATGTTGGAGAAGGTCCGACAGGCTGAAGATGATATCAGCAGTCGCATCAACAACATGCTGATGGACAACAACAG GCAGAAAAAGAGTGCAGCCTTTTTTCAAGCCCTGGAAGAAGATCG cATCCGGATGGAGCATTTGGCTGCCATCACACAGGAAGAAGCAAATTCACTGAGGAAGAAGGAGGTAGCAG TGGCCATGCAAAGGATGCTCTCAGATAGCAGTACCATGAGTCTCCTGCACGAGGTCAACGATGTCCGCAGACAGACTCTAGTGTCTGAGACCTGCAAAAG TATGGAGTATTTTGACAGAAAGTTTGATAGGGTGATGTCCCTGCAGCTTTTGGACAAATCTAAAGCCATTACCCAAATCATACAGGAG GAGGAGATGCAGAAAGCTGCATTTCAggccctgcagctgcagaaagatGCCGTGCACAACTACATTCGTGACCAG ATTAAGCTAATAGAGGATGATTTAAAGCAGCTGACTAAATTAGAGATTAAAAGACGCAATCTGGACACTGAGAACTTGCAG gagtTTTTGGTGGAGCAGCGAAGCGCTCTTAGTGGCATGCTGCAGCAGTTAATGAAACAAAGAGACCAAAGAGAGCAAGAACTCCGTCAGGTTCTG gtcGAGATGCAGCTGAAGTCAGACTCCAACCAGCAGAATTACTGGATGATCCAGTACCAGAGGCTACTGAACACCAAACCACTGACTCTGCGTATGCAG GAGGCTGGCGTGGAGACTGGACTGGTCAACATGCTGTGCAAACTGTCTGCTCAGCACTATCTGCCCATCCTGGTTCATCATAAAGTCACCACGGAGTCTTTGCGCCACATGAAGTCATCAGACCTAAAGAAG cttGGGATTCATGAAATTGGAGTGCAGAAGGCTCTTCTAAACTGGGCTCAGGAGAATAACCCTGAAA cagcatctcagAAGAATGATGAGGCAGCATCCGTGCCCATGGCGTCACCTCCTTTAACCCCATCATTACTTCCCAATGCCATTGTCTTTCATGCCCCCAGCTCCCCTGTCACCCCTGGGACCCCCGTTACACCTTCAGCTCCCAGCCCTGTGGAGGGGCCAGGCATCTCCGAGTGTGTGGTCTGCATGGAGGCTGCG GCTCAGATCATCTTTTTGCCCTGTGGTCATGTTTGCTGCTGTCAGGTGTGCAGCGGTGCATTGCAGGGATGTCCTCTGTGTCGCAGCACCATATTACAGTGTGTTCGTCTTTACCATGGCTAA
- the lrsam1 gene encoding E3 ubiquitin-protein ligase LRSAM1 isoform X2: MPLFFKKKPSEDSKKKLEFQLCLSKEAGADDVLDISACELSEVPTSAYSICKVIQKKVLILHNNELRSLVPKGCDIGTLATLKVLDLHENKLTSLPEDIGKLTSLQILNVEKNRLKSLPPSIGDLQLLQTLNVKGNCLCELPFSIGSLSSLRTLNVSDNNIVQLPKQLAYIRTLETFTLDAAMMTYPPSSVCVEGTESIQRFLCSEVVIEYCPPSQYLLPVLEHDCGKQDTNSFDSLEEAWKNKFSNYEKRKEEKQQQKLDFERHLEEKQKEHTQLFLMNIAHKESMLSSVRQEQERLEHGVSQQQKVQDAERMLMLEKVRQAEDDISSRINNMLMDNNRQKKSAAFFQALEEDRIRMEHLAAITQEEANSLRKKEVAVAMQRMLSDSSTMSLLHEVNDVRRQTLVSETCKSMEYFDRKFDRVMSLQLLDKSKAITQIIQEEEMQKAAFQALQLQKDAVHNYIRDQIKLIEDDLKQLTKLEIKRRNLDTENLQEFLVEQRSALSGMLQQLMKQRDQREQELRQVLVEMQLKSDSNQQNYWMIQYQRLLNTKPLTLRMQEAGVETGLVNMLCKLSAQHYLPILVHHKVTTESLRHMKSSDLKKLGIHEIGVQKALLNWAQENNPETSQKNDEAASVPMASPPLTPSLLPNAIVFHAPSSPVTPGTPVTPSAPSPVEGPGISECVVCMEAAAQIIFLPCGHVCCCQVCSGALQGCPLCRSTILQCVRLYHG; this comes from the exons ATGCCTCTGTTCTTCAAAAAGAAGCCCAGCGAAGACTCCAAGAAAAAACTGGAATTTCAGTTGTGTCTG TCAAAGGAGGCAGGCGCTGATGACGTCCTGGATATCTCTGCCTGCGAACTCTCAGAG GTTCCTACTAGTGCCTATTCCATTTGCAAGGTTATACAGAAAAAG GTCCTGATTCTCCATAACAATGAGTTGAGGTCACTTGTGCCTAAGGGTTGTGATATCGGTACACTTGCCACATTAAAG GTTTTGGATTTGCATGAGAACAAGCTCACTTCACTTCCAGAGGACATTGGGAAACTGACATCATTGCAG ATTCTTAACGTGGAGAAGAACCGCTTAAAATCTCTGCCACCTTCTATTGGagatctgcagcttctgcagactCTTAATGTGAAGG GAAACTGTCTATGTGAACTGCCGTTTTCAATTGGTTCTCTGAGTAGCCTGCGAACCTTGAATGTCAGTGACAACAACATTGTCCAGCTGCCCAAACAACTGGCTTACATCCGTACCCTTGAG ACCTTTACCCTTGATGCTGCCATGATGACCTATCCaccttcatctgtgtgtgttgagggtACAGAGAGCATCCAGCGATTCCTCTGCTCTG aggtTGTGATTGAATACTGCCCACCATCCCAGTATCTGCTGCCAGTGCTGGAACATGACTGTGGCAAACAGGATACCAACAGTTTTGACAGCCTTGAGGAAGCCTGGAAG AATAAATTCAGCAACTATGAGAAGAGAAAG gaggagaagcagcagcaaaaactTGATTTTGAACGACACCTGGAGGAGAAgcaaaaagaacacacacagcttttTCTCATGAACATCGCCCACAAGGAAAGCATGCTCAGCTCAGTCCGACAG GAGCAAGAGCGTCTCGAACACGGggtcagccagcagcagaaggTCCAGGATGCAGAAAGGATGCTGATGTTGGAGAAGGTCCGACAGGCTGAAGATGATATCAGCAGTCGCATCAACAACATGCTGATGGACAACAACAG GCAGAAAAAGAGTGCAGCCTTTTTTCAAGCCCTGGAAGAAGATCG cATCCGGATGGAGCATTTGGCTGCCATCACACAGGAAGAAGCAAATTCACTGAGGAAGAAGGAGGTAGCAG TGGCCATGCAAAGGATGCTCTCAGATAGCAGTACCATGAGTCTCCTGCACGAGGTCAACGATGTCCGCAGACAGACTCTAGTGTCTGAGACCTGCAAAAG TATGGAGTATTTTGACAGAAAGTTTGATAGGGTGATGTCCCTGCAGCTTTTGGACAAATCTAAAGCCATTACCCAAATCATACAGGAG GAGGAGATGCAGAAAGCTGCATTTCAggccctgcagctgcagaaagatGCCGTGCACAACTACATTCGTGACCAG ATTAAGCTAATAGAGGATGATTTAAAGCAGCTGACTAAATTAGAGATTAAAAGACGCAATCTGGACACTGAGAACTTGCAG gagtTTTTGGTGGAGCAGCGAAGCGCTCTTAGTGGCATGCTGCAGCAGTTAATGAAACAAAGAGACCAAAGAGAGCAAGAACTCCGTCAGGTTCTG gtcGAGATGCAGCTGAAGTCAGACTCCAACCAGCAGAATTACTGGATGATCCAGTACCAGAGGCTACTGAACACCAAACCACTGACTCTGCGTATGCAG GAGGCTGGCGTGGAGACTGGACTGGTCAACATGCTGTGCAAACTGTCTGCTCAGCACTATCTGCCCATCCTGGTTCATCATAAAGTCACCACGGAGTCTTTGCGCCACATGAAGTCATCAGACCTAAAGAAG cttGGGATTCATGAAATTGGAGTGCAGAAGGCTCTTCTAAACTGGGCTCAGGAGAATAACCCTGAAA catctcagAAGAATGATGAGGCAGCATCCGTGCCCATGGCGTCACCTCCTTTAACCCCATCATTACTTCCCAATGCCATTGTCTTTCATGCCCCCAGCTCCCCTGTCACCCCTGGGACCCCCGTTACACCTTCAGCTCCCAGCCCTGTGGAGGGGCCAGGCATCTCCGAGTGTGTGGTCTGCATGGAGGCTGCG GCTCAGATCATCTTTTTGCCCTGTGGTCATGTTTGCTGCTGTCAGGTGTGCAGCGGTGCATTGCAGGGATGTCCTCTGTGTCGCAGCACCATATTACAGTGTGTTCGTCTTTACCATGGCTAA
- the lrsam1 gene encoding E3 ubiquitin-protein ligase LRSAM1 isoform X1, with protein sequence MPLFFKKKPSEDSKKKLEFQLCLSKEAGADDVLDISACELSEVPTSAYSICKVIQKKVLILHNNELRSLVPKGCDIGTLATLKVLDLHENKLTSLPEDIGKLTSLQILNVEKNRLKSLPPSIGDLQLLQTLNVKGNCLCELPFSIGSLSSLRTLNVSDNNIVQLPKQLAYIRTLETFTLDAAMMTYPPSSVCVEGTESIQRFLCSEVVIEYCPPSQYLLPVLEHDCGKQDTNSFDSLEEAWKNKFSNYEKRKEEKQQQKLDFERHLEEKQKEHTQLFLMNIAHKESMLSSVRQEQERLEHGVSQQQKVQDAERMLMLEKVRQAEDDISSRINNMLMDNNRQKKSAAFFQALEEDRIRMEHLAAITQEEANSLRKKEVAVAMQRMLSDSSTMSLLHEVNDVRRQTLVSETCKSMEYFDRKFDRVMSLQLLDKSKAITQIIQEEEMQKAAFQALQLQKDAVHNYIRDQIKLIEDDLKQLTKLEIKRRNLDTENLQEFLVEQRSALSGMLQQLMKQRDQREQELRQVLVEMQLKSDSNQQNYWMIQYQRLLNTKPLTLRMQEAGVETGLVNMLCKLSAQHYLPILVHHKVTTESLRHMKSSDLKKLGIHEIGVQKALLNWAQENNPETASQKNDEAASVPMASPPLTPSLLPNAIVFHAPSSPVTPGTPVTPSAPSPVEGPGISECVVCMEAAAQIIFLPCGHVCCCQVCSGALQGCPLCRSTILQCVRLYHG encoded by the exons ATGCCTCTGTTCTTCAAAAAGAAGCCCAGCGAAGACTCCAAGAAAAAACTGGAATTTCAGTTGTGTCTG TCAAAGGAGGCAGGCGCTGATGACGTCCTGGATATCTCTGCCTGCGAACTCTCAGAG GTTCCTACTAGTGCCTATTCCATTTGCAAGGTTATACAGAAAAAG GTCCTGATTCTCCATAACAATGAGTTGAGGTCACTTGTGCCTAAGGGTTGTGATATCGGTACACTTGCCACATTAAAG GTTTTGGATTTGCATGAGAACAAGCTCACTTCACTTCCAGAGGACATTGGGAAACTGACATCATTGCAG ATTCTTAACGTGGAGAAGAACCGCTTAAAATCTCTGCCACCTTCTATTGGagatctgcagcttctgcagactCTTAATGTGAAGG GAAACTGTCTATGTGAACTGCCGTTTTCAATTGGTTCTCTGAGTAGCCTGCGAACCTTGAATGTCAGTGACAACAACATTGTCCAGCTGCCCAAACAACTGGCTTACATCCGTACCCTTGAG ACCTTTACCCTTGATGCTGCCATGATGACCTATCCaccttcatctgtgtgtgttgagggtACAGAGAGCATCCAGCGATTCCTCTGCTCTG aggtTGTGATTGAATACTGCCCACCATCCCAGTATCTGCTGCCAGTGCTGGAACATGACTGTGGCAAACAGGATACCAACAGTTTTGACAGCCTTGAGGAAGCCTGGAAG AATAAATTCAGCAACTATGAGAAGAGAAAG gaggagaagcagcagcaaaaactTGATTTTGAACGACACCTGGAGGAGAAgcaaaaagaacacacacagcttttTCTCATGAACATCGCCCACAAGGAAAGCATGCTCAGCTCAGTCCGACAG GAGCAAGAGCGTCTCGAACACGGggtcagccagcagcagaaggTCCAGGATGCAGAAAGGATGCTGATGTTGGAGAAGGTCCGACAGGCTGAAGATGATATCAGCAGTCGCATCAACAACATGCTGATGGACAACAACAG GCAGAAAAAGAGTGCAGCCTTTTTTCAAGCCCTGGAAGAAGATCG cATCCGGATGGAGCATTTGGCTGCCATCACACAGGAAGAAGCAAATTCACTGAGGAAGAAGGAGGTAGCAG TGGCCATGCAAAGGATGCTCTCAGATAGCAGTACCATGAGTCTCCTGCACGAGGTCAACGATGTCCGCAGACAGACTCTAGTGTCTGAGACCTGCAAAAG TATGGAGTATTTTGACAGAAAGTTTGATAGGGTGATGTCCCTGCAGCTTTTGGACAAATCTAAAGCCATTACCCAAATCATACAGGAG GAGGAGATGCAGAAAGCTGCATTTCAggccctgcagctgcagaaagatGCCGTGCACAACTACATTCGTGACCAG ATTAAGCTAATAGAGGATGATTTAAAGCAGCTGACTAAATTAGAGATTAAAAGACGCAATCTGGACACTGAGAACTTGCAG gagtTTTTGGTGGAGCAGCGAAGCGCTCTTAGTGGCATGCTGCAGCAGTTAATGAAACAAAGAGACCAAAGAGAGCAAGAACTCCGTCAGGTTCTG gtcGAGATGCAGCTGAAGTCAGACTCCAACCAGCAGAATTACTGGATGATCCAGTACCAGAGGCTACTGAACACCAAACCACTGACTCTGCGTATGCAG GAGGCTGGCGTGGAGACTGGACTGGTCAACATGCTGTGCAAACTGTCTGCTCAGCACTATCTGCCCATCCTGGTTCATCATAAAGTCACCACGGAGTCTTTGCGCCACATGAAGTCATCAGACCTAAAGAAG cttGGGATTCATGAAATTGGAGTGCAGAAGGCTCTTCTAAACTGGGCTCAGGAGAATAACCCTGAAA cagcatctcagAAGAATGATGAGGCAGCATCCGTGCCCATGGCGTCACCTCCTTTAACCCCATCATTACTTCCCAATGCCATTGTCTTTCATGCCCCCAGCTCCCCTGTCACCCCTGGGACCCCCGTTACACCTTCAGCTCCCAGCCCTGTGGAGGGGCCAGGCATCTCCGAGTGTGTGGTCTGCATGGAGGCTGCG GCTCAGATCATCTTTTTGCCCTGTGGTCATGTTTGCTGCTGTCAGGTGTGCAGCGGTGCATTGCAGGGATGTCCTCTGTGTCGCAGCACCATATTACAGTGTGTTCGTCTTTACCATGGCTAA